The DNA sequence GATTAATAAAGTCTATTTACATCATACAAAAAAAGTTTGTTATACCCTTCCCTATAATGGGAAAGGGTTATAGTTTCAGTAAGAAAGGAAGCATTTTAGAATGGATAATGCCTTATTTGACCAAAGACAAGCTGTGTTAGCCACGATGCATCAAAAAGAACAAGTGATTGCTCCTATGATGAAGCGAGAATTAGGAATCATTGTTTCTGTTCCTAGTTCATTTAATACAGACGTCTTTGGCACATTCACCAGAGAAATTGATCGTAAAGGCGACCAACTTCAAGCGGCACACAAGAAAATAGAAGAAGCTCTTCGGAAGACAGGATTATCAATCGGAATAGCTAGCGAAGGTTCATTTGGGGCGCATCCTGTTGTTCCCTTTCTTCCGTTCAACCGTGAACTCATTCTTTTTATAGATAAAAAACTGGACCTTGAAATCGTCGGACATGCTTCAAATAGCAATACAAATTATGCCCATACTGAAATTTCAAGTAGAGAAGAAGCTCTGGCTTTTGCCGAATCGGTCAGGTTTCCTAGTCACGGAGTAATCGTTAAACATGATGAGATTATCCAAAAGGGAATTACCGAAGAGGAAGTTTTACAACGCGTAGTCTCTGACTTCCTAGCTAAAGGAGCAACATCCATTCACATCGAAACCGATATGAGAGCGCTGTATAATCCAACTCGAATGAAGAACATCGAGCTTGCAACAGAAAATCTCATATCAAAACTAAAATCAAGATGTTCACAGTGTGGAACACCGGGTTTTGAAATTACGGAATATCAAAAAGGATTACCTTGTCAATGGTGCAATAGACCAACCGACCTACTTTTAGCTCATACATTTCAATGCAAAAAATGTCATCATAAGGAAGAAGTATTTTATCCTAATGGAGCATCTTTTGCAGATCCTGGACAATGTCAATGGTGCAATCCATAAGAAAAACCGCAAAGCGGTCTTTTTCTTAGAAGCAAGGAGCGCAGCCACTGCCTCTTTCAAAGTGTTTTACAAGTGCCCTTCTTGTAAAACGCGCGCAGTGTGCGAAGCCCTTGCTCTTCCTGAATTACTTACAAAACATCTATGAGCAACTCAAAATATCCTATCCGTTAAAAAGCATAATTCATGCATATATCTTTATATCATGATACTCTTTTACTACGATTAAAAGGAGGATCCCATCATGTCTGACGATACACAAAAAAACACTCTTGCAAATACACAGTTTTCGGTTCTCGACTTAGCTCCTATTCTAGAAGGAAGCAACGCCGTAGAATCTTTTCAAAATAGTATGAAATTAGCTCAAGCTGTCGAACAATTTGGTTTTAATAGATATTGGCTAGCTGAACATCATAATATGCCTGGTATTGCTAGTTCAGCCACCGCAGTAGTCATCGGCTATATCGCTGGGGCAACTTCAACCCTACGAGTGGGTTCTGGAGGAATCATGCTTCCTAATCATGCTCCACTAATTATAGCTGAGCAATTCGGGACATTAGAATCGATGTATCCAGGACGAATTGATTTAGGTTTAGGACGAGCCCCTGGAACAGACCAACTAACTGCCTATGCATTGCGTCGCAATCAGAGGGTCGATGGTAGTGAATTTCCCGAGCAATTAGCGGAATTACGGTCTTTTCTCCAACCTTCGTCTCAAAATCGAGTAAGAGCCATTCCAGGAGAGGGACTTTCCATTCCAATCTGGTTATTAGGGTCTAGTGGATTTAGTGCAAAATTAGCAGGTCAATTAGGTCTTCCTTTTGCTTTTGCTAGTCATTTTGCTCCTGATTATTTATTACCAGCTTTACAGCTTTACCGAACGAACTTCCAACCATCAGAAACTCTATCAAAACCATATGTCATGGTTGGGGTCAATGTCATTGTTGCTGAATCAGATGAAAAAGCGAAGTGGCTTGCATCTTCACAGGAACAAGCCTTTCTTAACATCATTCGAGGCAAATCTGGAAAGTTACAAGCACCCATTGAAAACATGGATACTGTATGGAGTGAAACGGAACGAGCAATGGTACAAAAAATGTTATCGTATTCTGTAGCGGGTAGTATGAATACGGTTAGAGAAAAACTTCTTGCATTCAAACAGGAAACACAAGCTGATGAATTTATCGTCAACACCCATGTATTTAACCAAGAAGAGCGCATTCGTTCCTACGAACTTCTTTCTCATATAGTATAACTTTCATTACACCTATTATGTTCACTTTGAGGTCGAAACAAAGGATTAAAATACTCTTTGTTTCAGCCTCTTTTTGATACACAACTAACTTACTAAGACCCACATTGGCAGTCTTCATATTCAAGCTTTTGTCTTCTTTATTTACAGTTTTTTATTTCTTCTCCTAGTAACTGATAAGAACGAAGACGGTCACTGGCTGAATGAGTGTGTGTCACAACCATAATTTCATTGGCTTGATAGGTTTTCTGAATCTGCTTCAGTTTTTCTATTAATTCGTGCGGATTCCCAGTTACGATATTTTTCCTCATTCTTTCTATTTTTCCTTTTTCCATTTCAGTTAGTTTGTATTCCATTGCTTCTTCTCTTGAAGGAAGTCCATTACGGCGACTCCCATTCTCTTTTTGCAGAGCACCAATGGTTGTACTTAATGCTAGTTCATTAGCTCTTTCCGTCGTTTCAGCGCATATTGCTGACACCGTCACTATAACTTCAGGCTTTTGATTTTCCCGTAAAGATCGATATGAATCAAAATACTGTTTGATGATTTCAACTCCATCATTTTCACTCATAAATTGTCCAAATGCATACGGCACTCCAAGTTGCCCTGCAAGAATACCACTCTTTTTGCTCGTTCCAAGAATCCAAGGCACCGGCGCACTTGTTGGAAAAGGTGAAGCTGTTACCTTTTCATATTTATGCCCTGTTGGAAAAGAGTCCTCTAAGAATTGGAGAAGCTCCTTAACGGCATCTGGCATGTTCCAAACCTGTTTTAGGAAGTGGTCTGATAAGGCATTGGTTGTCTCCGCTGAGCCACCAGGTGCACGTCCGATCCCTAAATCAATACGGTTAGGAAATAGCGTAGCCAATAGATTAAAGACCTCAGCAACTTTAAAAGTTTTATAAAAGGGAAGCAATATTGCACCAGAACCAATTCGGATTTCTTTCGTTTGCGCACCAATATAAGGTAACATCACCTCAGGAGCAGGACAAGCTAAACCGGGTAAATTATGATGCTCCGCTATCCAATACCTTGTGTAGCCATACTTTTCACCGAGTTGTGCAAGTCGAACAGCATGATGTAATGCTTCATAGGCCGTTTCATTATCAGTGATAGGAGCCTGGTCTAATATACTAATTTTCATCGTTCTAACTCACCTACCTGTACGACTTCCTTTACCTTTAACGAAAACGTTCCCACCTGCCCCTCTTTGTAGAGATTTGTGACAGAAGTCGAGTAATGTGTAATCGTTCCTCGAAACAATATTCCACTGTAAGGAACGTGAACATCAAACTCACCTTCGTACAAAAGCGTAGTTATCTGATGATAGTCGTTACTATCAACTAAAAATTTAACAAAGAGTTCATGAAGATGATTATGAAGCATGTGTTGATACGATATTACTTGAATTGAAGTATCATTCAATACGATTACGTTAGCCAAAACGTTACAGCTCCTTTCACGGATGAAGATAATAGCACTTATACTAAGAGTGTAGCAAATTGATAATTAGACGACAAAATGGGGACTGTAAAAGTTCGGTTTTTAACTTTTACAGTCCCCTCCTATTTACATTGCGCTATATGTTTGGTTAGAACCTTCTTTTATTTAATGATTCCTTCTTCCATTTGGTAAATCGAAAACGAATGCTCTTCAATCGCCAATGCTATAACGGAATTGTCCTTTTTAAAAAAGTAAACATGTCCAAGTTGTTCCTTTTCTAATTCATCCCATCCCCATGCTTTAATTTCATCAAAATAGGGTTGTGGGGAAATAAGCCCTTGTTTACCACCTATATTTGGTATCTTAAACGTTTCTCCTTTGACTATGTGAGGATTGTCAAAGGTTGATTCAAGGATTTCGGCTTTTTCTGGAACTGGAAATTCATCATGTACCGATGATGAAACAAATACGATATTACTTGTGTTACAACCGACGAGTAAAAGGGTCATCATAGATAACAATACAATTGTACGCATAAAAAACACTCCTTACAGGTCTACAATTTTTAGTAACTCGTGAAGCTTGTAAACGGATAATATCGAAGAATCACTTTTCCAACAACATTATCAATTGGAACAGGGCCAATGTCACGGCTATCAATACTATGGTTTCGGTTATCCCCCATTACAAAAACATGCTGTTCAGGGACAACAAACTCCTCAAACGAATATACCATTTCATCTTTAATGTATTCTTCTGTTAATTCAATACCATTTCTAAAAATCTTTCCATCTCGTCCCTCTAATCTATCTCCAGGCTCACCTATTACCCGCTTTATCCAAAAATGCTCGTCCTCTTTCTCGTCTTCGTCTTCTCGGAGTAGTTTAGCAAGCATCGGGCTTTCGAGAAAGTTATCGGTAATTGACCGTTTCCGCTCCGTCCGACTATCAATAATGACCAAGTCAAGATATGAAGGGTCTTGACCAAGTAAATATCCACTCTTAAATATAATGACTCTGTCACCAATACTATCTTCATCAAAAGGGTTCTCCCCATCAAACGTCGGCTCCATTGAACTTCCGCTAACGGAATAAGGTTGAATGACAAAGGAACTGATAATAAGAGACAATACGAGCGCCGCTAAAATCACTTTACTCCAACTGAATAGCTCTTGAAAGAGCATTGATTTTTTCATATATAACACCTTCACCACATTTGACTTGTATTTAACTATCAAACTCTATGTATATTTCGACTAGTCCCATTAAATTCCCTTTTTTTTCGTTACATTTGAGGATATGTATTTAAAACCAGTAGTATTCATTTCTTGTAAACACTGTAAGACACTAGTGAACCAAAACTAAAATCTCTAAATAACACCAAACTAAATTATCCTTTCAAAAAAAGACCAGAAGAAAAACTCTCCTGGCCATCCTTATAAATTTGCGGTTTATAATTTAAAGATTTTTAATTCATTTTGAAGTTTCTCTGCAATTTTGGCAAGCTCATTTGCACTTCCTGCAACTTCTTGAACAGTAGCACTTTGTTCTTCAGAAGAAGCGGCGGCTTCTTCTGTTGCAGCGACAGCAATTTCGATTGTTTCTGAGATTTGTTTTACAGAGGACATTACATCAGATGCATTGTTTCGAATTTCTGAGAGAATTTGCTTTATAACTTCCACACCTTCTTCAGTTTCTTTTACATTCCCAACTATCTTATACAATGAATCTCCGCCTTTTTGAATCATATTGACCTGTTGATTTATCGATTCTAAATTCGTTTCCATTGTATTGACAGTTACAGTTGTTTCCGATTGAATATCACCAATTAAACTTGTAATCTGATTGGCTGCGTTATTTG is a window from the Bacillus alkalicellulosilyticus genome containing:
- a CDS encoding DUF6671 family protein, which encodes MDNALFDQRQAVLATMHQKEQVIAPMMKRELGIIVSVPSSFNTDVFGTFTREIDRKGDQLQAAHKKIEEALRKTGLSIGIASEGSFGAHPVVPFLPFNRELILFIDKKLDLEIVGHASNSNTNYAHTEISSREEALAFAESVRFPSHGVIVKHDEIIQKGITEEEVLQRVVSDFLAKGATSIHIETDMRALYNPTRMKNIELATENLISKLKSRCSQCGTPGFEITEYQKGLPCQWCNRPTDLLLAHTFQCKKCHHKEEVFYPNGASFADPGQCQWCNP
- a CDS encoding LLM class flavin-dependent oxidoreductase; the protein is MSDDTQKNTLANTQFSVLDLAPILEGSNAVESFQNSMKLAQAVEQFGFNRYWLAEHHNMPGIASSATAVVIGYIAGATSTLRVGSGGIMLPNHAPLIIAEQFGTLESMYPGRIDLGLGRAPGTDQLTAYALRRNQRVDGSEFPEQLAELRSFLQPSSQNRVRAIPGEGLSIPIWLLGSSGFSAKLAGQLGLPFAFASHFAPDYLLPALQLYRTNFQPSETLSKPYVMVGVNVIVAESDEKAKWLASSQEQAFLNIIRGKSGKLQAPIENMDTVWSETERAMVQKMLSYSVAGSMNTVREKLLAFKQETQADEFIVNTHVFNQEERIRSYELLSHIV
- a CDS encoding LLM class flavin-dependent oxidoreductase, which encodes MKISILDQAPITDNETAYEALHHAVRLAQLGEKYGYTRYWIAEHHNLPGLACPAPEVMLPYIGAQTKEIRIGSGAILLPFYKTFKVAEVFNLLATLFPNRIDLGIGRAPGGSAETTNALSDHFLKQVWNMPDAVKELLQFLEDSFPTGHKYEKVTASPFPTSAPVPWILGTSKKSGILAGQLGVPYAFGQFMSENDGVEIIKQYFDSYRSLRENQKPEVIVTVSAICAETTERANELALSTTIGALQKENGSRRNGLPSREEAMEYKLTEMEKGKIERMRKNIVTGNPHELIEKLKQIQKTYQANEIMVVTHTHSASDRLRSYQLLGEEIKNCK
- a CDS encoding DUF3219 family protein, yielding MANVIVLNDTSIQVISYQHMLHNHLHELFVKFLVDSNDYHQITTLLYEGEFDVHVPYSGILFRGTITHYSTSVTNLYKEGQVGTFSLKVKEVVQVGELER
- the lepB gene encoding signal peptidase I translates to MKKSMLFQELFSWSKVILAALVLSLIISSFVIQPYSVSGSSMEPTFDGENPFDEDSIGDRVIIFKSGYLLGQDPSYLDLVIIDSRTERKRSITDNFLESPMLAKLLREDEDEKEDEHFWIKRVIGEPGDRLEGRDGKIFRNGIELTEEYIKDEMVYSFEEFVVPEQHVFVMGDNRNHSIDSRDIGPVPIDNVVGKVILRYYPFTSFTSY